CGCTCGACCCGATGCTGGCCGAGGCGAGGCGACTGTGGGGCGGCGGCGAGGCCGCGGTGGTCTTCGTCTACAATGTGGGCGACGCCGCATCGGTGGTCCGCATCAACCGCGACACCGGCGACCGCATCAGCCTGGATGTCCAGCCGGTCTTCTTCGACGGCGTGACCGGCGCGCTGCTGAAGTACCAGCGGCCGGGACCGATGGTGGCGGCGCACCGGGTGATGTCGGGGCTGCACTTCGCCGCCTTCGAGCATTGGCCGCTGCGCTGGCTTTATTTCCTGTTCGGCTTGACCGGCTGCGTGCTGATCGGCACCGGCATGCTGCACTGGATGGAGAAACGGCGAGTCATCCATGGCCTGCCCGGCGTGGGCTGGCGCAGCGTCGCCGCCCTGACCTGCGGCACCACCACCGGGCTGCTGATCGCCACGCTGGCGATGATGGCGGCCAACCGCCTGTTGCCGTCCGGAGTGCCGTCACGCGAGCTGGTGGAGGTCGGCGTCTTCTTCCTGACTTGGATTGCCAGCGCCGTTCACGCCGCGCTCCGCACCAAGCAGGATCCGCCCTGGAGCAGCCAGTGCGCCGCCGTCGCCCTGCTGGCCGCGGCCTGCGTGGTGCTGAACTGGATCACCACCGGGGAGCATCCCGTCCGGGCGGCGGCGGCCGGCGACTGGGCGGTGGTCGGCGTCGACGCGGTGCTGGCGCTGACGGCGGCCGGTGCCTGGAGCGTTTCCAGGCGTCTGGCCCGGCGTGCGCGGCCCGAGGCGTCCACCCTGTCGAGGCTGACCGACCATGCCTGACGTCCTGTCCTTCCCCGCGATCTTCGGCCTCTGCTACCTCGCCTTCGGGGTGCTTGCCCTGACGGTGGAGCGGCATTGGCGCGATCTGGTCGGTTCCCCGCGGGTCCTGCCGCGGCGGACGGTTCGTCGCCTGCGCTGTGCCGCGGCGCTGTGCATGGCGGCGGCCCTGTCTGCCGCGGTGCACTGGGACGGCGCCGGCTTCGGCATCCTGCTCTGGGTGCTGGCGCTGACCGCGGGTGCGCTCGCCGTCAGCGCCACGGTCACATGGCTGTGCAGGCCGGCACGCGGCCGGACGCGGTGACGCTTCCGACGACGCCGGCAACCCTGTCCGGGTCGATCACGTCGCCTCGTGCGCCGCCCCGGCACAGGGCGCCGCGAAATCCCGGAAAGGGGCGATCACCAGATCCTCCCCGCTGCGGGTCACGCCGAAGGGGTGATGTGCGGGGTGCCGCCGGCGCCCATCAGGTCGAGCGTCTCCTTGATATAATGGTCGGATCCGGTCAGCGCCCAGGCCGACCTCGGCGGAGCGGAAGCAGGGGATGATTCGGTCATACCCGCAGGCCCGGCAGAAGTTCCGCCTCGGGGTTGCGCAGCAGGCCGCAGCCGGGATTCGCGCGGCCGGCAAGCGCCTCTTCCATCAGGCTGTGGTTGTCGCGATGGATGCACCAGCTCTCGCCGGAAAAGCGCGCGCGCCAGTGCGGAAAGGCCGCGTCGACCAGCCCGTCGCGCGCCAGCGACGCCGCATCGGTCGCCGCGCAGGGGCAGGGGCCCGACTTGACCAGCACCAGCGCCGCCGCGTCCAGCTCCACCGCCAGCCATGCCGCGAGACTGTCGGAGGTGACGTCCCAGCTTTCGGCGATCTCCGGCCGGTCCAGCACCATGGCGGACGGCAGCCACACCGCCGGCATCCGTGCCCGGATCAGCGACCGCAGCCGCTCGTGCGTCGCCGCCGTCTGCAGCGCCGGGCAGATGCCGTGCAGCATCAGCCCGAACTGTTCCATCGCCAGCAGGGCCATGCGATGGGCGAGGCGGTCGTCGAAGCGCCAATTGTCCTGGGCATCGCGGACGGCATCGGCGAACGGGCCGCCACCCGGCACGATGACCAGAGGGTGGAGATGGCCGGGACGGGCGATCAGGTCCAACCAGGTTCCCAGCCGGTGCCAGTCCGACAGGCTGCCGCCGATCTTGATCACCCAGGGCCGCGCCGCGGCGTCTGGCGATCCGTCTTCTGGCGATGCGTTGGCCGTCATCGGATCAGATCCGCCGGTCGGCCAAGCGGTCGGCCATGACCATCAGGCGATGTGACGCCGGCAGCGACGAACCCGGCATCTGGTCGCGCGTCCGCTCCAGCCTGATGCCCGGAACCGCGACCCCGTCGTAAATGTCCAGCTTCGCCACCGACACGCGGGCCGACTGCACCTGTTCGTGGGCCAGACACATGCGGGCGATCTTCTCCGCCAGCATCTCGACCAGATTGGTGTGCTCGTCCATCAGGATCCGTTTCAACCCGGACAACAGATCATCGTAGGACAGCACATCGCCGATATCGTCGGAGAACTGGGCTCCGTCCTGGCGCACCTGCAGCAGAAGATCGATGCGCACCCGCTGAGGCGCGCTGCGCTCGTAATCGAAGACGCCGATCCGGCAGGGCAGGACGACATTCTCCAAAAACAACTCGTAGAGGCCAGCCGGGATGGAGGGCAGCCGGGCGTCGGCCGTGGCCGCGCCGCGCGCGCATTGGGCGGAAAGGATCGTTTCGAGCATCGGTGCCGTCCTCCTGGCAGTTGTCCGGCGGGGCCTGGCGCGGATCGGATGTGTGGCAGGCCGTTTTGTACCTTATCGGCGACCGGAGGAGGGCATGTGTTCGAATGCGACACCGAATTGAGGATTCCCGCCGCCCGCCTGATTTCCCGGAGTTGAGCCTGCTCCGCACCTGCCGCATCAGGTCAGGCCGGCGAACTCGTGCGCGGCGGCAAGCGGGCTGTGCCGCTGGCTCTGGCGGTCGCTGCGCGGGGCGATGCCGAAGTGATCGCGGTAGCATTTGCTGAAGTGGGTGGCGGAAATGAAGCCGCAGCTGATCGACACCTCCATCACCGACATCCGGGTCTGGCACAGCAGCTGCCGCGCCCGCTTCATCCGGAGGCCGAGATAGTATTTCGCCGGCGAGCAGTTCATGTATTTGCGGAACAGCCGCTCCAGATTCCGGCGGGACTGGCCCAGCTCCGCGGCGAGCGTCAGCAGGTCCAGCGGTTCCTCGATGTTGGCCTGCATCACCGCCACGGCGGCGTTGAGATCTTCGTGATCCAGCACCGGATTGACATGTAGTTCTTCCTGCTGGCGGATGCTGCCGGCCCGGATCTTGGTGTGGAGAAGCTGCTCGGCGATGTCCATCGCCAGCTTCTCGCCATGCCGGGCGGCGATCAGGTGCAGCATCATGTCGGTGGCTGCGGTGCCGCCCGCGCAGGTGAAGCGGTTGCGGTCGATGGTGAACAGCTCCCCCGTCGCCTCGATTTCCGGGAAGGTCTCGGCGAAGCCGGCCATGTTCTCCCAATGGATGGTGCAGCGGTAGCCGTTCATCAGGCCGGCCCGGGCCAGGATATGGCTGGCCGTGCACAGGGCGCCGAAGGCGATCCCCTGGGCGGCCGAACGCCGCATCCAAGAGAACACCGCCCGATCCTCATACCAGTGGCCTCCGATGCCGCTGCACACCATCACGGTGGACAGCTGTGGGGCGTCGGCGATGGCGTGGTCGACGCAGATCCGGATGCCGTTGCTGGCCCGCTCGACACCGCCGGTCGGGGAGAGCAGCACCCAGCGATACAGCTCCTTGCCGCTGATGTGGTTGGCAAGGCGGAGAGGCTCCACCGCCGCGGTGAAGGCGATCATGGAGAAATCGGGAACCAGGAGAAAGCCGATCGTATCGACCTTGGAACCGTCGGACTGCTGTTCAATGCACTTCATTGTCCCGTGCCCCTCTTCCGCTTTCCTGTTCGTATCGTGGGTCGCGAATGGTCGGCGAACACGCTGTTTACCCATGGCCTTGTTTGCTTCGGCGGCCACGTTCGGATGGGCGTGGGATCGATCCCTTTCCGCGCCATCAAACTTTTATGACAAGCAGCCTACGCAGGTTGCGGCCCGGTGACATTGAACAAAGCGGACATAATTCTTGAAGAAGCACGACGTTGATCGAGTTAGGATTGTTTTTGATGCCAATCATCCGTATGGGCGAACGATAATATCATCCGGCGAGGTAATCCCGCATGTCCCAAACGGATGATCCTGGATGAACTTTGGACCCGGACCTTATGAAAGGGCGCCGTCAGGTTGGCGTTGGACGGGTTGCCGGAGCGAGCGACATCTGGATATGGAGCGGCCTGACGACCCTCACCAACCGCCACAGCCGTCCGGCCTCCGACTGTCGTACCGCCCGAGCCCAAGCCTTCGCCATCTGGGCCAAGGTCGTAGGCGCGCAGCTGGTTGCCGCGTGATCGCCCGATCCCGGGCGTCCATGGGCAATCGGTGCCATCGATAATCGTCAGCGGACCTATCGCCTTGACTAAATGTCCTACAAATACTAGATACAAATCATGAACGAAACGGCCCTCACGCTCCGCGCTTTCAATGACCTGTTCCCGGACGAGGACGCCGCGCGGGCGTGGTTCGAGCGTGCCCGCTGGCCGGACGGTCCGACCTGCTATCACTGCGGCACTATCGGCGACGCCGCGTACATGCCCAAGACCAAGTTCTGGCACTGCAAGGCGTGCAAGGGCCAGTTCTCGGTTACGGCGGGCACGCCGATGCACCGTACGCATCTGCCGCTGCTCACCTGAGCACAGGCCATCTACCTGATCGTCGCCTCGTCCAAGGGCATCTCCGCCGTGAAACTGTCGGAGATGCTGGGCGTCTCCTACGAGACGGCGTGGCACCTCGGTCACCGCATCCGCGCCATGATGGCCGAGGACAGCCCGCTGCTGTCCAACGTCGTCGAGATCGACGAGATGTACGCCGGAGCGCCGCCACGCAAGCGCGCCAAGCCGGAACGCGAAGACGACGACCCGCCCCCGCCCAATCCGAAGGGACGTGGCACCAAGCGCCCGCTGGTGCTGGTCGCCGCCGAACGCGGTGGCGACGTGGTGGCGAAGGTCATTCCGACCCACGGCAAGGAAGCCATCGCTTCGGCGCTCGACGGCGTGCTCGATCCCGAGGCCACGGTAATGACCGACGGCCTCCCGGCCTACAAGCACATCGGCAAGCGGCAGACGCACCTCGCGGTCAATCACTCCGACCGCGAGTACGCCCGCACCGACGAGGCAACCGGCCTGCGCGTCCACGTCAATCGTGTCGAGAGTTTCAACAACTTCATGCGCCGCGCGGTCGTCGGCGTCTGGCACCAGATCAGCACGAAGCACCTCGGGCGCTACGCGGGCGAGGCGGCGTTCCGCTGGAACCGCAAGGCCGACGCCTGCCTGGAGCGCATGGCGCTGCTGGTCCGCAACGGTGTCGGGCGCACGCTGCCCTACGGCTTCCTCACGGGAGCCGCCTGATGGCTCGCGCGAAGCCCGAGCACCCGCCGGTCCACCGCACCGACCTGTTGCCGTCCAACCTAACGGTTGGCAAGGAAATGGCGGTGCTGGCGCTGCTGCGGGCCTACCGCCGGGGCGCGGTCCTGCTGGGGCGCGAGCAGTGGCGGCTGTTCTTCGAGACGGGCAGGTTCGACAAGAACCACGACGTGGACAAGGTGACCTTCGCCGCCGTCATCGGCGCGGCCAACCGCCTCCAGATGGCGCGCTGGCAGGTCGTCGGGCAACTCCAGGGCTGGATCAGCAACCGCGCCAACGAGTTCCGCGACACAGTGAACCGCAGCACGCTGCCGCCTGCCACCAAGCACATGCTGCACACAATCAACGTCCTGGGCGCGTGGTTCCGGCGCGGCGACGTGGTGATGAAGGACTGCGGCGAGGTCGTCCCCGACGCTGTCCGGCGGCTGGCGCGGACCATCATGCGGCACTGCATGGGCCAGCACCGCCGCCCGAACCTGTCGCGCATCTCCATGCGCCTCGACCACCGTGCGGGCAGCATCGCCCGGGCCGTCAAGGCGACGCAAAGCGGCGCGGTGGGCTGGTGGGTGGGGCTCTCCACGCTGGAGAAGGGCCGGAAGATCGCCGTCCCGCTGCTGACCTACGACTACCACGACGAGCGTCCGGGGCGTGTCACCAACGGCATCCAAGTGAACAAGCGTGACGGTCGGCTGACCTTCGGCGTCGTCACCGACATGGGCGAGGTCTGCGCCAAGAGCCGCGCCGACTACCAGGGCCATGGTGTGCTGGCGCTGGACTTCGGGCTGTCCACGCTGTTCGCCACCTCGGAAGGGCAGTTGCTCGGCCAGGGCTGGCTGAAGCGGCTGAAGCGGTACGACGTGTTGATCTCGATGATCGCCGCCAGCCAGCCGCGTGCCGGGCGCAAGCCGCGCGACAGCAAACGCTACCGGGCGCTGGTTGAGGACGTGCGCGGCTTCCTGCGCACGGAGGTCGGGCGCGTGCTGGATCGGCTCGTAGAGCAGGGCAAGCCTCGGGAACTTGTGTTGGAGCGGCTGGATTTCCGCCACTCCGATCTGTCGAAACGACTGAACGCGATCCTGCGCAACTGCGGGCGTTTGATCATCCAGGACAAGTTGCACGACCTGGAGGAGCGGTTTGGGATCACGTCCACCGAGGTGAACGCGGCGTACACGAGCCAGACCTGCTCGTGCTGCGGTTACGTGGACAAGCGGAACCGCCGCGACCAGAAGACCTTCGTGTGTCTCTGGTGCGGCCACAGAATGCACGCCGACCTCAATGCGGCGGCCAACATCGAAGCGCGCCGTGTGCGCCCCAATGCTTGGCTGTTCCAGGGGAAGGCTGCGGTCCTTGCCGAACTCGTGCGCGGGTTCGGGGAGCGACGGGTACGGGCCACCGGTCCGTGCCGATCCGGGAGCCGGGGTGCCCCCGCCGACCCGCGTCTGACGAACCCCTATTTTGGGGCAAGCCGTTGGCCGTGGTGAGGTCATCTGAACGCCGGGAGGCGTCCGTGAAATCACCCGAGACTCAAGCCCTTGTGGCTGCCTGAGTTAAGGCGATAGTACCCATCCTCAGGATCAACATGTTGAGGGTGCCATCGCGAGACCGACACCAAGGGGGTGATCCGCCACTTCACCTATGTGGTCAGGAAGTGAAGACCCCCGCTGTGGAAATCGCCTGGGCGACAACCGCCAATGCCTGCTCTAGCTCGGCCTTGGCAATGGTCAGCGGTGGGGACAGCGTCAGCACGGTACCCTGCGAGATCTTCAGGCTGACACCGGCCGCGAGCGCCACGTAGAAGGTCGCCTCCGCCCGGTCAGCCGCGCTGCGGCCGTCATGGTCGGCCAGTTCCACCCCGATCAGCAGCCCGGCTCCGCGGATGTCGGCGATGCCGGGCAGCGCTGCGGTCAACTCGTGCAGACGATCCAGCGCGAAGGCACCAAGGTTTGCGGCGCGCTCCGCCAGCCCCTCGTCCCGGATGATGTCCAGGGTGGTCAGGCCGGTGCGGGCGAGCAGCGGATTCTTTTCGTGGGTGTAGTGGCCGAGCGCCCGGTCGGCGGCCACGTCCAGCCCGGGGCGGGCGATCACCGCAGCCAGCGGCAGCATGGCGCCGCCCAGCGCCTTGCCCAGCACGAGGATGTCCGGCCGCGCGCCGAACGGCTCGTGGCTGAACAGGCTGCCGGTCTTGCCGAGGCCGGTCGGGATTTCGTCGAAGATCAAGAGGGCGCCGGTCGCATCGCAGGCTCGCCGCACCTCCGCCCAGAATCCCGGCGGCGGCACATAGGGCACGGCGCGCACCGGCTCCGCCACCACGGCGGCGACGTCGCCCTCCTTTTCCAGCACATAGCGCAGCATCCGCGCACAGGTCATCCGGCAGACGCCAAGGTCCGGGCCTCCGCCGGGCGCCGGGTCGAAGCCGTAGGGACAGCGGGCGCAGGCGAAGGGTGCCACATGCTCGGTCCCCGGCAGCAGCGGTCCTATTCCATGGGAGCGGAACAGCGCCTCGCCGCCGACGCCGGATGCACCGAAGCCGGCGCCGTGGAAGGCGTCCCAGAAGGAGACGGTCTTGAAGCGGCCGGTGGCGACGCGGGCCAGTTTCAGCGCGATCTCGATCCCTTCAGACCCTCCCGGCGCGAACAGCACGCGGCTGCCGGGGCCGGTCGGGGCGACTGCCGCCAGGCGTTCCGCCAACTCGGCCGCCGGTTCACAGGCGAAACGGCGCGGAGCGAAGCTAAGCTCGTCCATCTGCGTCTTGAGCGCGGCCACCAGTCGGGGGTGGGCGTAGCCGACGTGATGGACGCTGTTGCCGTGGAAATCCATGAAGCGGCGGCCGTCCATGTCCTCGATCCAGATGCCCTCGGCCTTGCGGATCGCTGACAGGCAGGGGGTGGACAGGGACTGTCTCAGGAAGGCGGCGGCATCGCGCTCCACCAGTGCGCGGGAGCGGGGGCCGAGGGCGTCCGCCATCCAGCGTTCGCGCCGCGGCCCGAGGTTGATGTCGCCTTCGGAACGGTCGGCCTGCATCGCGTCATCCTTCTGTAAACCGGCCTTTCAGCCGGTGATCTTGCCGGTGCGTGCGGCGGCGCAGGCGTCGTGCAGCGCCGGTGAAAAGGGGTCGACCCCGCCGAAACGGCCGGGCGCGAAGGGGGACAGGTCCACCGACCCCGGCTTGGCCAGGACGGATGCCGCCACGGCCCGGCCGATGCCGCCCGACGCGGCGATGCCGGCGCCGCAACAGCCGGTGGCCATGAAGAGCCCCGGCACCTCCAGGACCGGCCCCAGCACGAACCGGCCATCGGCGGTGTAGGTGGACAGGCCGGAAACATAGTGGGCGATGCCGGCTTGCAGCAGTGGTGGACAGAGTCGCGCCAGCGCCTGCCAGCCCTCCTCCAGCGTCTCCCAGCCGCCGTCGGCGTCGGCAAGGTCCAGTCCGGCCGTGTCGGCGGGAAGCCGGGCCGGATCGAAGGCCAACGACCGCCGTCCGCGCAACCCGAACAGCAGAGCGCCCAGTTCCGGCCGGGCATAGGCGCCGGCATCGGGCATGACCAGGGCGGGAAGATCGCGGGGGAACAGGTCGGGGTGCTGGCTGGTGATCCAATATTGGCTGCGCACCGGCGCCTGCGGCAGCCCCACTCCGGCGGTCCAGGCCAGCCCGGCCGCCCAGGCGCCCGCGGCATTGACCACCGTCGGGGCCGAGATGACGCCATGGTCGGTGTCGATGCCCACCACCCGTCCACCCTCCACCCGGATCGCCTGGACCGACGGGCCGATCATGATCCGCACGCCGGCGCGGCGGGCCGACCGGCGGTAGGCATCGGCCAGCCGGACCGGATCGATGAAGCCGTCCAGCGGCATGAAGGCGGCGCGTTCAACGGCCTCCGCCGACAGGCAGGGCGCGAGGCGGGCGGCGCCGTCGCCGTCCAGCCAGTCGGCCGGGTCGGTGCTGTCGGCGACGAGGGTGCGCAGGGCCTCGACACGCGCAGGGCTGGTAGCCACATGCAGGGTGCCGACCCGCCGCAGCCCGAGATCCTCGTCCAGTTCCTCTTCCAGGCTCGTGATGGCGGCATAGGTGTCCCGCACCAATGCCGCCGTCGCCGCATCGCCGCGGGCGCGTGTCAGCAGGGCGGCGGCCCGCGCCGTCGCCTGGGTCGCCGGCGGATGACGATCGACCACCAGAACCGACCGGGCGGCAGGACCCAGTTCTTGCCCCAGCGCCCAGGCGACCGCCAGCCCCAGGACGCCGGCGCCGACCACCACGATTTCCGAGCGGTCGATGACAGAACCGGCCGTCACGGCTTCTCGCCGCGTGCCAGCCGGGCCTCGATGGCGTCGAGCAGCGGCAACGCCTCGGCCAGCGACCGGACAATGTAATGGGCGCCGGCCCGAGCCAGCCGATCGGATGCGATGGCATGCAGCGCATCGCGCCGTTCGGGCGACAGGGCCTGCCAGTCGGCAAGCGGCAGGCCGACCTCGTTGCCGGTGTCGGCGACCGCGATGGTCCACATGCCGGCATTCAGCCCCTCTTCGACATCGACGATGGTGTCGCCGATCTTCACGCAGGCTTCCACCGGCGAGACTGACAGTTCGACCACGCAGCGCAAAGCCATCGCCGGACCGGGCCGGCCGGTCGGCGTCTCCCCGGCGCAGACGGTGATGTCGGGTTCATATCCCTGCGCCGCCGCCACGCGCTGTACCACCTCCATCACCGGGCGGGGGTAGCCGGTGGTCGAGCCGATCTTCAGCCCGCGCGCCCGCATGGCGGCAACCGTCTCCGCCGCACCGGGAATCACATCGGAATGCCGCTCCACCACCTCAACCTGTAGTGGCAGGAAGGTTTCATAAAGCTGGTCGACATCGGCGTCGGTCGGGGCGGCGCCATGGACGGCGGTCCAGGCGTCGGTCACCGGCGCCATGCGGGTGATCGCCTGGATGTGATGCCATTTGGCCCTCCCCATGGGGGCACGGGCCTGCTCCAGCGTGATGGTGACGCCGGAACGGCGGAAGGCCTCCATGAAGGCGCCGGCCGGGGCGAGGCAGCCATGGTCCACCGTGGTTCCGGCCCAGTCGAGGATGACCGCCTGGAGCGTCCCGGTGTAGCGGCGCGAATAGACGAAGCTCATCGGATTTGGCTTTCGAATGGAGGGAGCGGTCAGGGAGTGCCGGAAGCGACGCCCATCTCCGACAGGGTGGCGCGGATGGCGGCGAGGGCGGCGGTCATCTCTTCCGTCCCAAGCCGGCCGATGCAGCCGATGCGGAAGCTGTCGGCCACCGTCAGCTTGCCGGGATAGATGACAAAGCCGCGCTCGCGCAGCCGGTCGTAGAAGTCGGCGAAGACGAAGGCCGGATCGGCCGGCATGCGGAAGGTGACGATGATCGGAGCCTGGAGGTGGTCCGGCAGAAGGGTTTCGAATCCCAGTGCCCGCATGCCCTCGATCAGGATGGCGGCGTTGGCGCGGTAGCGGGCGCCACGGCCCGGGACGCCGCCTTCCGCCTCATGCTCGTCCAGCGCCTGGGCGAAGGCGGCGACCACATGGGTGGGCGGGGTGAAGCGCCACTGCGCGTTCGCCTCGAAGCCGCGCCACTGGTCGTGCAGGTCGAGCGACAGGGAATGGGCATTGCCCTTGGCAGCCTCCAGCGCGTCGCGGCGGGCGATGACGAAGCCCATGCCCGGCACCCCCTCCAGGCATTTGTTGGAGGATGCTGCGACCGCGACGGCGCCCAGCGCCGCCATGTCCAGGGAAAGCGCGCCGAAAGCGCTCATGGCGTCGATCAGCAGAGCGCGCCCGCGGGACCGGGTGACTTCGGCCACCGCCTCGATCGGGTTGAGGATGCCGGAGGTGGTTTCGCAGTGGACGATGGCAACATGGGTGATCGCCGGATCGGCATCCAGCGCCTCGGCCAGCGCGGCGGGCGACACCGGCAGGTCCTCCGCCGTCTCCAGCGCCGTGACGGGTCGGCCGGCCACCTGGGCGATCCGCACCATGCGGGTGCCGTAGGCGCCGTTGACCAACACCAGCAGCCGGCCGGCGCGCGGCACCAGCGTGCCGATCATCGCCTCGACCGCGAAGGTGCCGGAGCCCTGGACGGGCACCGCGACATGGCTGTCGGCACTGCCACCCGCCAGACGCACCAGCCGATCGCGGATGGCGGCGTTGAGGCCGATGAAGCGGCTGTCACGCGAGCCCCAGTCGCGCAGCATCGCCTGCTTGACGGTGGCGGAGGTGGTCAGCGGACCCGGAGTCAGCAGATAGGGCACAGTGTCGGACATCAGGGACAATCCCGAAGGGAAGAAGAGGACCGTGACGGACGGAATGGCCCCATGACGCCGGTTCGCCTATTATAAAGCCAATCCATTCGACCTATGGGTCCATAGATGAAATCAATGAACTTCGCCCAGCTTCGCGCTTTCCACGCGGTGGCGACGGAGGGGGGATTCACCAAGGCGGCACGTCTGCTGAACGTGACGCAGCCGACCTGTTCGCAGGAGGTGAAGGCGCTTGAGGAGACCTATGGCGTCACCCTGTTCGACCGCAGCAACCGTCAGGTGGCGCTGACCGAGGTCGGAACGGCGCTGTTCGCCGTCACCCGCCGCCTGTTCGCGGCGGAGCAGGAGGCGATGGAACTGCTGGCCGGGGTGCGGCATCTGGATGGCGGCACGCTGGCGGTGGGAGCGGACGGGCCGTTCCATGCGGTGCCGCTGATCGCCCGCTTCACCCGTGCCCATCCGGGGCCGACGGTGACGCTGGCGGTCGGCAATTCCCGCAGCATGCTGGAAGGGCTGATGGAAACGCGCATCGATGTGGCGGTGCTGGCTGACGTGCCGGGGGATTCGCGGCTATATGTGCTGCCCCTGCGGCGCGATCCGGTGCGGGCGCTGGTGCCGAAGGCGCATCCGCTGGCGCGGCGCCGGGCGGTGGCGCTGACCGACTTGGCAACGGAGCGGCTGGTGCTGCGGGAACCGGGATCGATGACCCGCCGGCTGATCGAACGGGCGCTGGCGGCGGCGGAGGTCACGCCCGCCGCCGTCATCGAGATTCAGAGTCGCGAGGCGGTGGTGGAGGCGGTGGCGGCGGGGCTTGGCATCGGCTTCACCTCCGCTGCCGAATTCACCGGCGACGGCCGGCTGGTCCTGCTGCCGATCGCCGGTGCCGAGGTCGAGATGGACGAATATGTGGTCTGCCTGCGCGAACGCCGCCGGCTGGCGGTGGTGCGGGCTTTCCTGGATCTGGCGCGGGAGGTCGCGGCCGACGCCGGCGGGTTCAGCGGCGCCGCCATGCCTGGGTCCGCGCCTGCAACGCCCGCGACAGCAGGGCATGCAGCGCCCGCACCGCGGCGGAGGTGAGCACGATCATCATCGCCATGGCGGCGGCCCCCGCCACCTCGCCGGCGTCGTCCATGTTCAGCACGGCGACCGAGGCCGGCTTGGTTTCCGGGGAATAGAGGAAGACCACCGCCGACACCGTGGTCATGGCGTTGACGAAGAAGTAGATGGCGATGTCGAGGATGGCCGGCAGGCACAAGGGTACCGTTACCCGCAGGAAGGTCGACCACACCGGCACCTTCAGACTGGCCGACACCGCTTCGAATTCGGCATCCAGTTGCTTCAGGGCGGTGACGGCGGTCAGATGGCTGACGGTGTAGAAATGCGCCACCGTTGCCAGCACCAGGATCGACATGCCGTGGTAGAGCCAGCCCAGCGGGTTCCACGGCGCGTTGAAGAAGAAGATGTAGGCCAGCCCCAGGACCATGCCAGGCACCGCCAGCGGCAGGATCGCCATCAGCCGGACCGTTCCCTTCATCGCCGCGCGTCCGGGTGCCCGCTCCACCAGCCAGGCGCCGGTGAAGACAATGGCGGTGCCGGCCAGCGCGGTCCAAAAGGCCAGGGTCAGGCTGTTGGCGTAGCTGCTCCAGCCTGCCGCGTCG
The Azospirillum sp. TSA2s DNA segment above includes these coding regions:
- a CDS encoding transposase, whose translation is MNETALTLRAFNDLFPDEDAARAWFERARWPDGPTCYHCGTIGDAAYMPKTKFWHCKACKGQFSVTAGTPMHRTHLPLLT
- a CDS encoding uridylate kinase, with the protein product MTANASPEDGSPDAAARPWVIKIGGSLSDWHRLGTWLDLIARPGHLHPLVIVPGGGPFADAVRDAQDNWRFDDRLAHRMALLAMEQFGLMLHGICPALQTAATHERLRSLIRARMPAVWLPSAMVLDRPEIAESWDVTSDSLAAWLAVELDAAALVLVKSGPCPCAATDAASLARDGLVDAAFPHWRARFSGESWCIHRDNHSLMEEALAGRANPGCGLLRNPEAELLPGLRV
- a CDS encoding dihydroneopterin aldolase, with protein sequence MLETILSAQCARGAATADARLPSIPAGLYELFLENVVLPCRIGVFDYERSAPQRVRIDLLLQVRQDGAQFSDDIGDVLSYDDLLSGLKRILMDEHTNLVEMLAEKIARMCLAHEQVQSARVSVAKLDIYDGVAVPGIRLERTRDQMPGSSLPASHRLMVMADRLADRRI
- a CDS encoding GlxA family transcriptional regulator, giving the protein MKCIEQQSDGSKVDTIGFLLVPDFSMIAFTAAVEPLRLANHISGKELYRWVLLSPTGGVERASNGIRICVDHAIADAPQLSTVMVCSGIGGHWYEDRAVFSWMRRSAAQGIAFGALCTASHILARAGLMNGYRCTIHWENMAGFAETFPEIEATGELFTIDRNRFTCAGGTAATDMMLHLIAARHGEKLAMDIAEQLLHTKIRAGSIRQQEELHVNPVLDHEDLNAAVAVMQANIEEPLDLLTLAAELGQSRRNLERLFRKYMNCSPAKYYLGLRMKRARQLLCQTRMSVMEVSISCGFISATHFSKCYRDHFGIAPRSDRQSQRHSPLAAAHEFAGLT
- a CDS encoding PepSY domain-containing protein → MTAGKRKLISPALRAAMLWPHTWAGVTLGGLLMLVFFMGSLAVFASEIDRWMMPDTRIGAAEAPEAAISLDRTVVPLVERLAAGRAVRDWYVQLPDERRPVMALRVRTESGAAGGMATAGGRLLPPVGTLGASSFFYPLHYSLHLRAGFVGYWIVSFASVAMLAGLISGVIIHARIFKDFFTFRSWGQLRRSLLDLHNLTGVLVLPFHLMITFTGIVIILPIVLPAGVQALYGGDVQRFYDDALGNYNRPRAGTPAPAAPLDPMLAEARRLWGGGEAAVVFVYNVGDAASVVRINRDTGDRISLDVQPVFFDGVTGALLKYQRPGPMVAAHRVMSGLHFAAFEHWPLRWLYFLFGLTGCVLIGTGMLHWMEKRRVIHGLPGVGWRSVAALTCGTTTGLLIATLAMMAANRLLPSGVPSRELVEVGVFFLTWIASAVHAALRTKQDPPWSSQCAAVALLAAACVVLNWITTGEHPVRAAAAGDWAVVGVDAVLALTAAGAWSVSRRLARRARPEASTLSRLTDHA
- a CDS encoding zinc ribbon domain-containing protein; protein product: MARAKPEHPPVHRTDLLPSNLTVGKEMAVLALLRAYRRGAVLLGREQWRLFFETGRFDKNHDVDKVTFAAVIGAANRLQMARWQVVGQLQGWISNRANEFRDTVNRSTLPPATKHMLHTINVLGAWFRRGDVVMKDCGEVVPDAVRRLARTIMRHCMGQHRRPNLSRISMRLDHRAGSIARAVKATQSGAVGWWVGLSTLEKGRKIAVPLLTYDYHDERPGRVTNGIQVNKRDGRLTFGVVTDMGEVCAKSRADYQGHGVLALDFGLSTLFATSEGQLLGQGWLKRLKRYDVLISMIAASQPRAGRKPRDSKRYRALVEDVRGFLRTEVGRVLDRLVEQGKPRELVLERLDFRHSDLSKRLNAILRNCGRLIIQDKLHDLEERFGITSTEVNAAYTSQTCSCCGYVDKRNRRDQKTFVCLWCGHRMHADLNAAANIEARRVRPNAWLFQGKAAVLAELVRGFGERRVRATGPCRSGSRGAPADPRLTNPYFGASRWPW
- a CDS encoding DUF3325 domain-containing protein encodes the protein MPDVLSFPAIFGLCYLAFGVLALTVERHWRDLVGSPRVLPRRTVRRLRCAAALCMAAALSAAVHWDGAGFGILLWVLALTAGALAVSATVTWLCRPARGRTR
- a CDS encoding IS1595 family transposase produces the protein MIVASSKGISAVKLSEMLGVSYETAWHLGHRIRAMMAEDSPLLSNVVEIDEMYAGAPPRKRAKPEREDDDPPPPNPKGRGTKRPLVLVAAERGGDVVAKVIPTHGKEAIASALDGVLDPEATVMTDGLPAYKHIGKRQTHLAVNHSDREYARTDEATGLRVHVNRVESFNNFMRRAVVGVWHQISTKHLGRYAGEAAFRWNRKADACLERMALLVRNGVGRTLPYGFLTGAA